The window TGTATGAATCTTCATCGTATTGTTCAGTTTtttcttgaagagaaataagttcttcatcattcatggaaGTGTTGTCTATTTTATTTGGATTCTTCTCAGTTAACACATAAGAAACATTGAGAAGACTTAAGTAGAAGAGTATtttacccttccatctcttaaagtgagtaccgttgaaccgaaatggcttgttaagatctcctactttgacatccgccgatttttcaattgtagccatttgaatctccttaaaattgttggtgATCTTGCagtgaaattacaattacaattgagaAATAGCAATGaagcaataaaaaaaatttatggctgaggcgcggatatctcgctctctttaaggagattcaagcccactgcagcaaatttaccggtccagcagtaatctttctgacttgtcccctccaggatacaacagcccgaacacgtcgtataactcaacgaactctggacaagatgttgagtccaaagctccaccaaaagaacaccttccttcaactaataaactcttttatttttcactttcCTCACTTTTCCTCTCTACACCCACAAGTTAAggattgaacttatttttttcttgaatgtataAATTGGtgaatcataattcatccttttatAATGGATGAAAATGTGAAAAACATGTTCAACAAAAAATGTGAAAATCATGGTCAACACAAATGTGAAAATCATGATcaacaaaaaatgtgaaaaacaTTGTCACATTTTATACTACAAAACAATGTGAAACTAAGACCAAATATGTTCATATGGTGGCTACCATGGTCTTCacattttttttcacaaaaaatgtgaaagatatggtcaacttttgtggctacccaaatgaaaataaaattgtaTGGCAAGGCACAAAACATGTGAGGAATTTGGAcaaaatgtgaaaaatatttgcaatattaaaatgctcaaaacCTAACAATAACTAAGTCTATGTATACGTCACCAATAACTATCAATTTAACCTTTTAGCTGGATATTTAAACTTAATTTTAAAGTAGTTGTTTTCATCATATGCTTATGACACTTCATTATTCTTCATGTTTACAGAAAAAACTAAGCATTCCATCAACAGTATCAAGAATTCTAACGTACGTACCAGAGTTACAAATTGAAGTGGAACGATTAATTCAGAAGAAAGAAGAATTTACATCAAGAACTATCTCCAATAAAGAAAATTCAGATGATTTTAACaagcaaaaaagaagaagaggaggaactGAGAGCTCTTCATTTGTTATTTCAGCAAATGAAGTAGGTGATAAAGAAGTTGTGATTCAAGTATCTACTTTGAAGATCAATAAAGGTTCATTTTCTAAGGCTATATCAGAATTAGAGGATGAAGGACTTTTTCTACTAAATGCATCTACTTTTGAAACTTTTGAAGCTAGGATCTTCTATACCTTGCATTTTCAGGTATCATTGAATAACCTTTTAATTTGTTTTTATAGATATGCAATATGCCACTGAACAATTTAATATCTTGAGTTATCAAACCATGCACGTTAAACTCTCCATCTTTATATAGTTTTTGTTCAAATATCTTTGAAGTTGCGCTTATTCGGTTTTCcttatttgtgtttttttttgtcACCAGGTTGAAGGAACTATGGTAGTCGAGGTTGACATGTTAAGAGACAAGCTCTCATCATATTTTGAGATGGCAGAAAAGCTATTATGAAAATGAATTTCTAGCTTTATCTTTATTAGAAAACCTTCTTTTCTCCACTTTTTATCGTAGGACAAGTGCAGTACAAAATGTAAATGTATTTTTCCCCCCTGTTATTGTTATCACCATTTCCTCTATCTAGGTCAATTGATTTTGCAGCCCTTTCCAAATTCGCTTTTAGTTTTATATCTGAAAGCGTGAAAATAAGTTGATCATCATATCATAGCGGGTTATATGAACTAATCCATCTTTGATCCAGTTTAAATAAATCAATAATTAGGGCGGGTTGGAAGGATACTTTAACATTTTATCCATTCTGCCAGCACCACCTGCGACTGCGAACATCTAGTCGGTATACTGACATTTGAAAgatttcattttctttctcttttaggAATTCAAGAGAGGCATTTTCCATAACAAATTTTTTAGTCCATAACACAGTAGTTGTATACAATATGTTACTTTGAAATTTAAATTAACCGCTGTTTCTGAAGAGCAATTTGAGATAGGGAAGAACCTTAGGGAGCATTGGCAAATCTGCTAGGTTTACACTCATTAGGTCAAAAGCAATACAAGTTGTTTGCATACTTTTGGGTATCTTTGGCTGAAGTGAGTCAATATTACCCGACATGCACCAGCAGAATGTCCCACTTCTATAGCTTCCTTAATTGTGCTGTGATTTCTTGCTATAGCCTCCTCCACCAGCCCATCCTCAAAGGTCGCCTGCAGAAGATAATGTAGGAGCATGTCAATCGCGGAAAAAAATAATTCCTAGTTCAACCCGTTACAATTCGCGCACTTTGCATAACAAAGGATAAGTTACGGTACCCAAAAtgatacagtcaaacctcttatAAAAGTATCATTTGTTCCGATATTGTTTGACTATTATAGAGAAAATATACtaacaatataacataacatgaa is drawn from Lycium barbarum isolate Lr01 chromosome 8, ASM1917538v2, whole genome shotgun sequence and contains these coding sequences:
- the LOC132607016 gene encoding transcription factor ORG2-like; this translates as MLAISSSSSPLISNYNYGWQLEDLIMSQQLNTTALETSDSTSQKSLQHCDSSNKFDHQIIIGDDNYYQPDQTVKKLNHNASERDRRRKINSLYSSLRSLLPASEHTKKLSIPSTVSRILTYVPELQIEVERLIQKKEEFTSRTISNKENSDDFNKQKRRRGGTESSSFVISANEVGDKEVVIQVSTLKINKGSFSKAISELEDEGLFLLNASTFETFEARIFYTLHFQVEGTMVVEVDMLRDKLSSYFEMAEKLL